The DNA sequence CTACGTATGTATATCATACATCAAGGATACGTATGTTCTATTTAGGAACAAGCTGTTAGAATGGCTGTTAAAGGCAAGCGGCCTCCGAAGATCGATGAAAAGCAACTATTGCAATTCCTCGATTCCCGCCCTCCGGTAAATGAAACGCATCACGGCGAGGGTCGGGTGTTGGAACGTGGGATCTACATGGCGGACGTCCGAAACATTCTTTGGGGCGAGCTTCCGCGGTGGCGAGAGCCTTCCCGGGACCGGTGGGAACCGCTTCTTGGAAAATGGTCGTATTCGTTTCGAGGAAAGGATCGGGATGGCCAGGAGCTACGTATCGTGATCGCGATTGACGAAGGCGTACTTCTCGTCACGGTATACAATCCGGCCCACAAAGGAGAGAGGGTCTAACTATGGCAGAGCGCTATTACAAATCGGAATACACATACCACGGGGCGGGGTTTCCGGTGATGTTGCTGAACTTCCCGTTTCGTAAAGTCGGGAGCATGGAGGTACTCGACGTGGATACGGAAAAGCTCGACCTGGCGATTGCGCAAGCTATCCTTTTGAAGCCCGCGTTTCTCACGGGAAATGAAATCAAGTTTCTCCGGCACTTCCTTGGCCATTCGCTTCGAGAATTTGCGTCAAGAATGAGTCTCGGAGCGTCGACCATCAAGAAATGGGAGGATGTGGCTGACGAACGTTTGGAGTATCCGACTAACGATTTCGCGATTCGAAATTTGGCGGCGGGAGAGTTGCACCAACGGTATAGGATGAGCGCGGAGTTCGCATACCATCGGGAGGCGATTCAGGCTTCCCAGTTTTGGGAGCCGCAGCCGCTGCAGATTCCGTTCGAGGCGGTCTTACATTCCTTCAAGTCAAAGCAAGCCGCTCCCAAAGACCATGCCTCTTAATGCTCTCTTTCCAAAATCCGACCCGTTCCCCTAGACACAACCCTAGAGACGATTTTTGCTTCCTCATCCTTCCAGCTTGCAGCTTTCCAACACGTCCACCCCCAACATTTCAAGAAATCCATTAACTGAAGAATATTCAATTGCTCCTCCTTGGTCCCCCTGACTCCACTTTCAACTTCTTGCATCCGTGCCCGTCTATTTCCGCCGAAGTAGCCGAGACCACCCCCCCTATTCCCCACTGTTTCATACATGGTAGAGGGGGGGTGGTCGCGGGTACGAAGGCGCATGGAAAATATGAGCACGGATGCATTTATTACTATGATTTCAGTTGATTCAATCCGATGTCACACTCAATTCACGACTCAACTGCACTTGAACTCAAAGTTGAGTGTGACGCCGGTGGTACGAACAGGCTCGTCACCCCATGTTGATTCGAAATTTGACATGAATATCCGTTTCTCCAACTATGACCGTCTGACGAACACGTGCCGATTCAGTTGTATGTGGATGAGACGTTTTAAGAATGTGAAGGCATAGATGACTTTTCAAGGAAGACTGGCGCTGGCGGTAGCTTTCTCCGTTTTGTTCCCTGCACAGAGAGTCCTGGCGTGTAAGTGCGCGCCAAAAACTCCCGCATCAATGCAAGAGGACATCAAGCGAGCTGACGTTATTTTCTCGGGCCCACTTGTGGCCGTTACCGGTCCAGGCTGGAATGCCGAACTCAAGCGCACACAACAAGTTGGAGGCGCACTAGAAGCATCGTTCGAAGTGAAAACCGTTTGGAAAGGAAATCCTGCCAGGACTCTAGCGCTGTCTACGCCAGGTATCGGTCCGGAGTGCCTGAACTTTCCGTTCATTCCTGTTCTTGGCACGGAGTACCTCGTCCTCGCAAGGAGGAATAGGGACGGAACGTTTGGCGAGACTTCCTGTGGTTATTCGGGTCCTCTAAATGTGAGTAAGAATGTGCTTAAAGTTTTGGGGACACCGTCTCGAAAGCATACTATTGAGTCTCGTATAATATAGAGACGTTTAGAAGAGTTCGGCCTGTTTCCAAAAGGCAGAGACCCGGGTGGGTCGACGGCGCATTTTTCGGAGAGCCCGACGTGCAAATCTGTTGAGTTGCGCATAATCCTTCGGACAGAAATTCGGCAGTTCATGATGCTTCCAGTACCCCCAAAGATATTCGACCGGGTTGAGCTCTGGGGCGTAGGCCGGTAGGGATTCCAGGTGGAGTCGGCCACGTCGGGAATGGACAAAGTCGGCAACCATCTGGCTCCGGTGGGCGCGAAGGCCATCCCAGATGACCAGGAGTCGGCCGGGAATATGGCGCAAGAGATGACGGAGAAAGAAAACGATTTGCGGACTTCGAATCGCGCCAGGAAACAGGCGAAAATAGAAATTCCACCAGGTCACTCCGGCAATGGCGGAGAGCGTTTTCCAACTGAAATGATATTGGAGAACGGGGGTTTGGCCCCGGGGAGCCCAGGTTCGGCAACGGTGGGGTCGCTCGCTCAGCCCACTTTCGTCGACGAAGACGATCGTGCGTTTCTCGCGCCGGGCTTTTTTTTAAGAGCGGGCCATCGGGACTTCTTCCATCGGGCAATGGCTTCCTCGTCTCGTTCGATCGCTCGTCCCGTCGGGCGCTGAACACTCCATCCTAGAGATTTGAGAATTCGCCAGACATGACCGGGATGATAAGAAACTCCACATTCCGCCTCGATCAGTTGGGCCACGCGGGGAAGCGTCCATAGTCCCGTCTGATAGCCTTGTGCTTCGGCTCCTGCTTTGAGTTGTTTCTCGATTCGCTGAAGGTCTTTCGCTGCAATCTTGGGTTTTCGACCCGCCCGACCCGCCTGCTGTAATCCCTTTTTGCCCCGCGCTTGAAGCTGTTGCGCCCAACGATTCACGGATTGCCGACAGACGCCCACCTGCCGAGCCACTTCCGCTTCGTGAACTCCTTTGCGAATCAGCTCTGCGGCCAAGAACCGCCGCTCTTCCAATGCCTCAAAATCTCGCCTCACTCCTGCTGGGTTTCCCATACAAAGAGTAAAGCATACTCCTATCAAAATGTCTCTATATTATACGAGACTCAATAATACGACAGAATCTAGAG is a window from the Bdellovibrionota bacterium genome containing:
- a CDS encoding IS630 family transposase, whose product is MVFVDESGLSERPHRCRTWAPRGQTPVLQYHFSWKTLSAIAGVTWWNFYFRLFPGAIRSPQIVFFLRHLLRHIPGRLLVIWDGLRAHRSQMVADFVHSRRGRLHLESLPAYAPELNPVEYLWGYWKHHELPNFCPKDYAQLNRFARRALRKMRRRPTRVSAFWKQAELF
- a CDS encoding winged helix-turn-helix domain-containing protein: MRRDFEALEERRFLAAELIRKGVHEAEVARQVGVCRQSVNRWAQQLQARGKKGLQQAGRAGRKPKIAAKDLQRIEKQLKAGAEAQGYQTGLWTLPRVAQLIEAECGVSYHPGHVWRILKSLGWSVQRPTGRAIERDEEAIARWKKSRWPALKKKPGARNARSSSSTKVG
- a CDS encoding DUF4258 domain-containing protein → MAVKGKRPPKIDEKQLLQFLDSRPPVNETHHGEGRVLERGIYMADVRNILWGELPRWREPSRDRWEPLLGKWSYSFRGKDRDGQELRIVIAIDEGVLLVTVYNPAHKGERV